A window of Alkalicoccobacillus plakortidis contains these coding sequences:
- a CDS encoding sugar phosphate isomerase/epimerase family protein — protein MAKLPIALQLFTLRNETKEDFLGTLKKVKELGYDGVEFAGFGGYEASELKSFLNDLDLKPFSSHVGLELLEDNAEEIIAYHKELGVETIVIPYLVPERRTAKEDYLKLAESLNLYGEKVKEAGMQLCYHNHDFEFEKYDGEYALDLIFSNTNPEFVQVELDTYWAEFAGISAVDYAAKYKGRLPLAHIKDLVTSPEKTFAEVGEGVLDIKAIAAAVEEAGAKRFIVEQDVCQRPALESVEISIRNFKEILGR, from the coding sequence ATGGCAAAGCTACCAATCGCCCTGCAGTTATTTACATTGCGAAATGAAACAAAGGAAGATTTCCTAGGAACACTTAAGAAAGTAAAAGAACTTGGTTATGATGGAGTTGAATTTGCTGGATTTGGTGGCTACGAAGCTTCAGAGCTAAAATCATTTCTAAACGATCTTGACCTAAAACCTTTCTCTAGTCACGTAGGTCTTGAACTACTAGAAGACAATGCAGAAGAGATTATTGCGTATCACAAAGAACTTGGTGTCGAGACGATTGTCATCCCATATCTTGTACCAGAGCGTAGAACAGCAAAAGAAGACTACCTAAAGCTTGCCGAGAGTTTAAATCTTTATGGTGAGAAGGTTAAAGAAGCTGGAATGCAGCTTTGCTATCACAATCATGATTTTGAATTTGAGAAATATGACGGAGAATATGCTCTTGATCTGATTTTCTCAAATACAAATCCAGAATTTGTTCAAGTTGAATTAGATACCTATTGGGCTGAATTTGCAGGAATTTCTGCAGTCGACTATGCAGCCAAATATAAAGGGAGACTACCACTAGCTCACATTAAAGATTTAGTGACAAGTCCCGAAAAGACCTTTGCTGAAGTTGGAGAAGGTGTACTGGACATTAAAGCTATCGCAGCAGCAGTAGAGGAAGCCGGAGCCAAACGCTTCATCGTGGAGCAAGACGTATGCCAAAGACCTGCACTAGAAAGTGTGGAAATTAGCATCCGTAATTTCAAAGAAATCCTAGGTCGATAA
- a CDS encoding Gfo/Idh/MocA family protein, which produces MNKLKVAVIGNGSIAKYRHIPEYASREDVEFVAFCDFTIELAEANVEQFGGKAYTSYEELLANEEVDVVSVCTQNVDHAKVSIAAANAGAHVLCEKPMATSLDDAKAMIKAAKENNVQLMIGHNQRLMPPHVKAKEVLQSGRLGKVLTFKTTFGHGGPDAWSVQGDESWFFDKSKAFVGAMGDLGVHKIDLIRWLFDEEVSEVAAFVETLDKQGDVDDNATCLLRMQGGAIGTMAASWTYYKGEDNTTSVYCENGVLEIKDNANEQVVVRLNNGTVERYQVGAIATNDAGGQSSSGVIDAFLDGIIEGTEPVISGEEGMKSLNVVLAALESAETRAFVKVN; this is translated from the coding sequence ATGAATAAATTAAAAGTAGCTGTCATTGGTAACGGTAGTATCGCCAAATACCGTCATATTCCAGAATATGCAAGTAGAGAAGATGTTGAATTTGTTGCGTTTTGTGACTTCACAATCGAGCTTGCTGAAGCGAACGTAGAACAATTTGGTGGAAAAGCTTATACAAGCTATGAAGAGCTATTAGCAAATGAAGAGGTAGATGTTGTTAGTGTCTGCACACAAAACGTTGATCACGCAAAAGTATCAATTGCCGCAGCGAACGCGGGTGCACATGTACTTTGTGAAAAACCAATGGCCACATCACTAGATGATGCCAAGGCTATGATTAAAGCTGCCAAAGAAAATAACGTTCAATTAATGATTGGTCACAACCAAAGACTGATGCCTCCTCATGTGAAAGCAAAGGAAGTACTACAATCAGGTCGTTTAGGTAAAGTCCTTACATTTAAAACAACCTTTGGTCACGGTGGTCCAGATGCATGGAGTGTACAAGGTGATGAGAGCTGGTTCTTTGATAAATCAAAAGCATTTGTTGGAGCAATGGGAGATCTAGGCGTACACAAAATAGACCTCATTCGCTGGCTCTTTGATGAAGAGGTCTCTGAGGTTGCTGCATTTGTCGAAACACTTGATAAGCAAGGCGATGTGGACGATAACGCGACATGCCTACTGCGTATGCAAGGTGGAGCAATTGGCACAATGGCAGCAAGCTGGACTTACTACAAAGGTGAGGACAACACAACGAGCGTCTATTGTGAAAATGGTGTGCTTGAAATTAAGGATAACGCCAATGAGCAAGTGGTTGTGCGTTTAAATAACGGTACAGTTGAACGCTATCAAGTTGGAGCCATTGCTACAAATGATGCAGGGGGCCAATCCTCTAGCGGTGTGATTGATGCCTTTTTAGATGGAATTATAGAAGGTACAGAACCTGTCATTAGTGGTGAAGAAGGAATGAAGTCATTAAATGTAGTGCTTGCAGCTCTAGAATCAGCAGAGACTCGCGCTTTTGTAAAAGTAAACTAG
- a CDS encoding carbohydrate ABC transporter permease, whose product MREVGSKPYSVGKIGLYTTLVFFSLCALFPLYWMFVIGSNHTSAVSQFPPAVLPGTEFFVNAGKVFTNINFLQALFNTFIVATLITLSVLFFCSLAGFAFAKLKFKGRNGLFIFVLATMMVPAQLGLIPSYMIVSQLGWINTLTALIVPAMVNAFGVFWMRQYISSAVPDELIDAGRMDGCSNFRLYWTVILPILRPALATLGLITYMNVWNDFLWPLVVLKDRSVHTIQVALKTLNGTYSQDYSMVLNGTFLATLPLLVIFLLFSKQVIAGITEGAIKS is encoded by the coding sequence ATGAGGGAAGTCGGAAGTAAACCTTACAGCGTTGGAAAAATAGGCTTATACACAACCTTAGTTTTCTTCAGTTTATGTGCATTGTTTCCTTTATACTGGATGTTTGTTATTGGTTCGAATCATACATCTGCAGTTAGCCAGTTTCCACCGGCAGTGTTGCCTGGTACCGAATTCTTTGTCAATGCGGGTAAGGTTTTTACAAATATTAATTTTCTTCAGGCTTTGTTTAATACCTTTATCGTAGCAACCTTGATTACGCTCTCTGTGCTCTTCTTTTGCTCTTTAGCTGGTTTTGCATTTGCCAAGTTGAAGTTTAAAGGACGCAATGGATTATTCATCTTTGTTCTTGCAACAATGATGGTACCGGCACAGCTAGGATTAATTCCTTCCTATATGATCGTTAGTCAGCTAGGTTGGATCAATACGTTAACGGCTTTGATTGTGCCAGCTATGGTCAATGCTTTTGGTGTGTTTTGGATGAGGCAATATATCTCGTCAGCTGTTCCTGATGAACTAATTGATGCTGGACGTATGGATGGCTGTTCAAATTTCCGATTGTATTGGACAGTGATCTTACCTATTCTCCGCCCGGCACTTGCTACCCTAGGATTAATTACGTATATGAATGTATGGAATGACTTCTTATGGCCATTAGTTGTTCTAAAGGATCGAAGTGTTCACACCATACAGGTCGCATTAAAAACATTGAATGGTACGTATTCACAAGATTATAGTATGGTATTAAACGGTACTTTCCTAGCTACACTTCCGCTACTTGTTATTTTTCTACTATTTAGCAAGCAGGTTATTGCAGGGATAACAGAAGGTGCGATAAAAAGTTAA
- a CDS encoding carbohydrate ABC transporter permease yields the protein MVMKVSNATKPKKLMTQSKRDHISAYLYISPFFLLFGVFGVFPILFTAYISFHKWNILGTKEFVGFTNYQWLLTDPLFWKALGNTMSIWLMSTIPQLALALVLAFVLNQALLKGRHFFRLAVFLPNITSVVAVAIVFDSIYGQHYGIINYLLSLVGVDPINWKASILGTHIAISSMVLWRWVGYNSIIYLAALQSIPKDLYEAATIDGASKRQQFLFITIPMIRPMIIFTVILSTIGGMQIFAEPQTFSGMGGGAMNQGLTLTLYLYEEAFIRNSFGYASAIAWLLFLIIVLFSLLNLFVTRKIKSAD from the coding sequence ATGGTGATGAAGGTAAGTAATGCAACCAAACCAAAGAAGCTTATGACCCAAAGTAAAAGGGATCATATTTCAGCTTATCTATATATCTCTCCTTTTTTTCTATTATTCGGTGTGTTCGGTGTGTTTCCAATCCTGTTTACCGCTTATATCTCTTTTCATAAATGGAACATACTTGGGACAAAAGAGTTTGTTGGATTTACGAATTATCAGTGGCTACTGACAGATCCGCTGTTTTGGAAGGCTCTAGGAAACACAATGAGTATCTGGTTAATGTCCACCATTCCGCAGCTTGCTCTAGCACTTGTATTAGCCTTTGTTCTAAATCAAGCCTTGTTAAAAGGGCGCCATTTTTTTAGACTAGCTGTGTTTTTGCCAAATATCACATCTGTTGTTGCGGTTGCGATTGTGTTCGATTCTATCTATGGTCAGCATTATGGCATTATTAACTATTTGCTTTCACTTGTTGGTGTAGATCCAATCAATTGGAAAGCATCTATATTAGGAACGCATATTGCCATTTCAAGCATGGTCCTTTGGCGGTGGGTTGGATACAATTCGATTATTTATCTTGCAGCCTTACAAAGTATTCCAAAGGATTTATATGAAGCAGCAACGATTGATGGAGCAAGTAAAAGGCAACAATTCTTGTTTATCACCATACCGATGATTCGCCCAATGATCATATTCACCGTGATTCTTTCAACAATTGGAGGCATGCAGATTTTTGCAGAACCACAGACATTCTCAGGAATGGGTGGGGGAGCTATGAATCAGGGCTTAACACTTACTTTGTATTTATATGAGGAAGCATTTATCAGAAATTCATTTGGATATGCATCAGCTATCGCATGGTTATTATTCCTGATTATAGTGTTGTTCTCTTTATTAAATCTGTTTGTGACGCGAAAAATCAAATCTGCTGATTAA
- a CDS encoding ABC transporter substrate-binding protein has protein sequence MRKVWRKWIFGSVILASAAALSACGGGEEKADDGQVELTIWLWNNMGIEGLINQYAEEHDLKVNIQTADFNDVHNNLTTALAAGSGAPDISAIEVKGIDKMKANPDHFHNLLDYGGADVEGDYLDWKWKQALSIDEQYLLGLPTDIGPQALAYRLDLFEEAGLPTDRDEVAELLKTWDEFISAGELVKEKTGKAFLPNPGNMYAVIEGQGDAKYFDAEGNIIVEDNPAIHRAYDYAMEVIEKGLTTNMEDGSTEWSAGLLNGDFATVVAPAWRMTQIQESAPDAAGLWDITQIPEGSGNMGGSFLTVPKESKHPQEAYDLIEWVLAPEQQLTVFRELGNFPSTPSVYGSEEL, from the coding sequence ATGAGAAAAGTTTGGCGTAAATGGATCTTCGGCTCGGTCATATTAGCAAGTGCAGCTGCGTTGTCTGCATGTGGTGGTGGGGAAGAGAAAGCGGATGATGGTCAAGTGGAATTGACGATCTGGCTATGGAACAACATGGGGATCGAGGGCTTGATTAATCAGTATGCGGAGGAGCACGATTTAAAAGTAAATATCCAAACGGCTGATTTTAATGATGTTCATAACAACCTAACTACAGCTCTTGCTGCTGGAAGTGGTGCACCTGATATCTCGGCGATTGAGGTAAAAGGGATTGATAAAATGAAGGCGAATCCTGATCACTTCCATAATTTATTAGATTATGGGGGAGCAGATGTAGAAGGCGATTATCTTGATTGGAAATGGAAGCAGGCACTTTCAATTGATGAACAGTATCTTTTAGGGCTTCCAACTGATATCGGCCCTCAGGCATTGGCTTATCGGTTAGATCTTTTTGAGGAAGCTGGTCTTCCAACAGATCGTGATGAAGTTGCAGAGCTGTTAAAGACTTGGGATGAATTTATCTCAGCTGGTGAGCTGGTGAAGGAAAAGACAGGTAAGGCGTTTCTTCCTAATCCGGGCAATATGTATGCCGTGATAGAGGGTCAAGGCGATGCAAAGTACTTTGATGCTGAGGGGAATATCATTGTTGAGGATAACCCTGCTATTCATAGAGCGTACGATTACGCGATGGAGGTCATTGAAAAAGGCTTAACGACAAACATGGAAGATGGAAGTACGGAGTGGTCAGCAGGTTTGTTAAACGGTGACTTTGCGACGGTAGTAGCTCCAGCTTGGCGGATGACACAAATTCAAGAGAGTGCTCCTGATGCTGCGGGGCTTTGGGATATTACGCAAATTCCAGAGGGGTCAGGAAATATGGGCGGATCGTTTTTGACGGTTCCAAAAGAATCGAAGCATCCGCAAGAAGCGTATGACTTGATTGAGTGGGTGCTAGCCCCTGAGCAGCAATTGACGGTTTTTAGAGAGCTTGGAAATTTCCCGTCTACCCCATCTGTATATGGATCGGAGGAGCTGTGA
- a CDS encoding GNAT family N-acetyltransferase: MIQSNDKAIRAYQSVGFEIAREFHSFKGRVQPPEKHVQKGLIAYASPEEFSQLDHPSFWSFQPSWENSIESIHRNIQAYTIYFIQDNDKTCGYAVVHSATGLIKQFGVLHEKRRQGYGTTLFKAISKQHSEIKIINIDKIDTVTLEFLNKIGLVDYIQQFEMHAANV, from the coding sequence GTGATTCAATCGAATGATAAGGCTATTAGAGCGTATCAATCAGTAGGGTTTGAGATTGCTAGAGAGTTCCATAGTTTTAAAGGACGTGTTCAACCACCCGAAAAACATGTTCAAAAAGGCCTCATTGCTTATGCGTCACCTGAAGAGTTTTCTCAATTGGATCATCCTTCGTTTTGGAGTTTTCAACCTTCCTGGGAAAATTCAATAGAATCGATTCATCGAAATATCCAAGCTTATACGATCTATTTCATTCAAGATAACGATAAAACGTGCGGATATGCTGTTGTTCATTCTGCAACTGGACTGATCAAGCAGTTTGGAGTTTTACACGAAAAACGTCGACAAGGATATGGAACAACACTATTTAAAGCGATTTCAAAGCAACATTCTGAAATCAAGATCATAAACATCGACAAAATAGATACAGTTACTTTAGAATTTCTGAACAAAATCGGTCTAGTAGACTATATTCAACAATTTGAGATGCACGCAGCTAATGTCTAA
- a CDS encoding topology modulation protein codes for MQRIMVVGASAGAGKSTFARQLSEKLHIPVHHLDTMYWKPDWIEEDKAIFIEKQQEIVQTHSWIIEGNYSSTFEGRVNRADTIIYIDQPLLICLYRVVKRRFMYHGKSRPDLTKGCREQLDPGFLWYILKTYYPRKRTMKNRLAEFELKRKQNRVHILTRTKEIEHFLEQLN; via the coding sequence ATGCAAAGAATTATGGTTGTAGGTGCATCAGCCGGAGCAGGTAAGTCAACATTTGCTAGGCAATTATCTGAAAAGCTTCACATACCGGTTCATCATTTGGATACGATGTATTGGAAGCCGGACTGGATTGAAGAGGATAAGGCCATCTTTATTGAGAAGCAACAAGAGATTGTTCAGACACACAGCTGGATTATTGAAGGGAATTATAGCTCAACATTTGAGGGGCGAGTAAATAGGGCTGATACAATTATCTATATTGATCAGCCATTATTAATATGTCTCTATCGTGTCGTAAAAAGAAGGTTTATGTACCATGGGAAATCAAGACCAGACTTAACAAAAGGGTGTAGGGAGCAGCTAGACCCTGGATTCCTTTGGTACATTCTAAAAACCTATTATCCACGAAAAAGAACAATGAAAAATAGACTTGCTGAATTTGAACTCAAAAGGAAACAAAATCGAGTGCATATCCTTACAAGAACAAAAGAGATAGAACACTTCCTAGAACAACTGAATTAG
- a CDS encoding extracellular solute-binding protein, with protein MMNRKKGFVVYSLLLFLLIACNQTEQTTSDGRMQLNYWVLFGGGDLSYMQEIVTEFNESQDEIYVNIILQDFDDYYTKLVTSVAADRGPDIAVSHAAVLPELVNQGLTTPLNDYSDEVGLNFDDFYENLRDAMEVEGDYHAVPIDSHPFILYINTELADEADLLDEDGNPQFEQTPDGFRDFFLEAREALPDKTAIANPTGGLDTYRWWWTTYYQMGGTPIFSDDLTNPEITLDQDIAVQAADYILSFYGDIIPMHLSDPYETFQSGNAFSLMTGVWGTGIWENAELPFTAVPFPQLFDVEAAQGDSHTLIMPIKNETTDERQRAKIEFIKFVSDSGLKWAEAGHIPSMPKIVESEEYQELPYRSDYASISPDIVYTDQTIYQSAAETDMIRSLDEIMSGRLTPEQGIEKMINDLEITIR; from the coding sequence ATGATGAATAGAAAAAAGGGATTCGTTGTTTATAGCTTACTATTATTTCTTTTAATTGCCTGTAATCAAACTGAACAAACGACAAGTGATGGTCGAATGCAACTTAATTATTGGGTTTTATTTGGTGGTGGTGACTTAAGCTATATGCAGGAAATCGTTACTGAATTTAATGAGTCTCAAGATGAAATCTATGTAAATATCATTCTCCAAGACTTCGACGATTATTACACAAAGCTTGTAACAAGTGTTGCAGCCGATCGAGGTCCAGATATCGCCGTTTCTCATGCAGCGGTATTACCAGAGTTAGTGAATCAAGGCTTAACAACTCCACTAAATGACTACTCAGATGAAGTTGGCTTAAACTTCGATGACTTCTATGAAAACCTTCGGGATGCTATGGAAGTGGAAGGAGACTACCACGCAGTTCCTATCGATTCACATCCATTCATTCTCTATATTAACACGGAGCTTGCTGATGAAGCAGACCTCTTAGATGAAGATGGTAATCCCCAATTTGAACAAACACCAGATGGATTCCGCGATTTCTTCCTTGAGGCTCGAGAGGCTCTTCCTGATAAAACAGCGATCGCTAACCCTACTGGAGGATTAGACACCTATCGTTGGTGGTGGACAACTTATTATCAAATGGGTGGCACTCCTATCTTTTCGGATGACTTAACAAACCCAGAGATTACATTAGATCAAGACATTGCTGTTCAAGCTGCAGACTACATTCTTAGCTTTTATGGGGATATTATTCCTATGCATTTGAGTGACCCTTATGAAACCTTCCAATCAGGTAATGCTTTTAGCTTAATGACTGGAGTATGGGGAACTGGGATCTGGGAAAATGCTGAACTACCATTTACAGCCGTTCCATTTCCTCAGCTATTTGATGTAGAGGCTGCACAAGGCGACTCACATACGCTAATTATGCCGATCAAAAATGAAACAACTGATGAAAGACAACGTGCAAAAATTGAATTCATCAAATTTGTCAGTGATAGTGGTCTTAAATGGGCAGAGGCAGGTCACATTCCATCAATGCCAAAGATCGTGGAATCAGAAGAATATCAGGAGCTACCATATCGCTCTGACTACGCATCAATCTCACCTGACATTGTTTATACCGATCAGACAATCTATCAGAGTGCTGCTGAAACAGATATGATTAGAAGTCTTGACGAGATCATGTCTGGCAGATTAACTCCAGAGCAAGGAATTGAGAAAATGATAAATGATCTGGAAATCACCATCCGCTAA
- a CDS encoding carbohydrate ABC transporter permease yields MNKRSWKNELRPLPFILPFLIAYLAFTIYPIFKGMQMSFFNWTLIEKQDFVGLEHYRNVLVDPNFWEAFRNTSLFVVLSTPTMVILALFLALLANLNTRFRTLIRGAFFIPSILSVSVISYVAIFMLQPYTGVVNNLIQALGLDMEPFWLAEPSLAWVSIIGVTLWWTVGFNMILFLTSLQNIPDDLYEAAEVDGATRFMMFWKITIPQLLPITRVILLLQVLASFKVFGQILLITNGGPGTSTRPIILYIYEMGFERYDLGYAAAMSYLLFVVLLILSLIQLRMGGKGGRMI; encoded by the coding sequence ATGAATAAGCGATCCTGGAAAAATGAGCTACGTCCACTGCCTTTTATCTTGCCTTTTCTTATTGCTTATTTGGCTTTTACGATCTACCCAATTTTCAAAGGAATGCAAATGAGTTTTTTTAATTGGACATTGATTGAGAAACAGGATTTTGTTGGCCTGGAGCATTATCGAAATGTTCTAGTTGATCCAAACTTTTGGGAAGCATTTAGAAACACATCGCTATTCGTTGTCCTCTCTACTCCAACAATGGTCATATTAGCTTTATTTTTAGCACTGTTAGCGAATTTAAATACTCGATTTCGCACCTTAATTCGTGGAGCATTTTTTATTCCTAGTATTTTGTCTGTATCTGTTATTTCATATGTAGCCATTTTTATGCTACAGCCCTATACGGGAGTGGTGAACAATCTTATACAGGCTTTGGGACTAGATATGGAACCCTTTTGGCTTGCAGAGCCTTCACTTGCATGGGTGAGTATCATTGGGGTCACTTTGTGGTGGACGGTAGGATTTAATATGATTTTGTTTCTGACTTCTCTGCAAAACATCCCAGATGACCTTTATGAAGCAGCGGAAGTGGATGGGGCCACTCGTTTCATGATGTTTTGGAAAATTACGATTCCACAACTTCTACCTATTACAAGAGTCATTCTCTTACTTCAAGTTTTGGCTTCTTTTAAAGTATTTGGTCAAATTCTACTCATCACAAATGGGGGACCAGGAACATCCACTCGTCCAATTATTCTCTATATCTATGAGATGGGGTTTGAGAGATACGATTTAGGTTACGCCGCTGCGATGTCTTATCTGTTATTTGTAGTATTGCTTATTCTCTCACTCATTCAACTACGTATGGGTGGTAAAGGGGGACGAATGATATGA